The genomic DNA ACCCAGAAAGAGTTTGAGCTAAGAAGAtgaattgagagagagagaaagtgaagatctgtgtgagaagaagaagaatgtgaAAAGGGTGATGAATGATAGAGCATGTGTTTGGTTTTtctaacattttcattttttggctttttttgtttttttttttaattattaaaaaaaggaaaataaaatgaattattacCGACATGTCATGAGTGCATGTTATGAGTATGTAGATTCAAAGATCTGTCTGTAATcaaattgttgttttaatttttttttttattaatgatttgTTGGCACAACACATTTTCTCGCcggatattttaaaaaaaatagttttgagaTATCAGATATCTGAATTTTggattttctcttttaaaatttcataagtTATCTTAAGATGGAGGTTGAAATCCGACTATTGAGATAGATTTTATTTGGACTACGAGTAGCTATATCATCCGCGGCCGATCTTATAGAGGAGGAAGTTGTATAGAGATTTTACCTGATTCAAAGAATTAGGTGATACAGTTACATGCGGAGGATGTCTggtttacataaaaaaaaaaatcataagatATCTAACTAATTGTAATAGAGATGatggaaaattatatttttaggatTTGGcttgtcttttttttattattaagtaGGATTTTGCTTGTCTAAATCTAAAGAAAGTAACATAGTTATTAAAGTAAGTAAATCAatactttttttgacaaaaagtaaGAAAATCAATACTTGATATTTTAACTATTATGATTTGTactgtaaaaagaaaatatattatgatttaTTATGGACTTATGGATATGGGTCcatttaatatcaaaattgatttatttgtaaATAGTTGGTATTACTCCTTATACTTTTTATGTGAATTGATCACTTTATTGTGACCAACTCAAAGGTGAAGCAATCcaaattatatttctaaacctcAAAATTTTggggaattttttttggaaagggtGATAATTGGTAGAAATTGAGAGGGTGataaatgaagaggatcttAACCCGTTCAAAATTCGGTTAAAAGATATATAAAGTACGGTTAAATCAACCattattcaaattcaatttttttcttgaacAATTTATCTTTACTATAATTCATAATTATAATCAAGAGTAATCTTATTGAATAAGTGTGACttttcaatcaagatttttaattGTCAAATCAGAAAAGCAAAAAAGAACTTTGCATAACAATACAAAGTTTTAACTTTATTTGGTTAGGTCTTTTACAACAATTTTATTGTATGTTTGGtgtaacaaaaattatttttaaaagaattgatATAAAGGGATTTACatatgaaaatcaattttataatcaaaatctACAAATTTTAGCTTCAAGTATAATCAATTATGtaagtaaaatcaattctacttaaAAGCAATCAAATACATCGGAGTTAGTTGTGCACTTTAGAAAATAGCTCTTGAATTATTGTATAGTAAATGCATGCTTAGACTCAACGTTTACCAGATATGAAACTAATTCTAGAAATACATAAGTGATTTTGATATGcttttaatataaattaggTATTTATTGTGTACAATGCAAACACTAATTCTTTCAACTGATACCTAGATTTGAATCCAATACATTTGCTTAAACCTAAATATTCGAGTGgggttttttaaaaaaagtgtttttcgGTGGTTTATTTCTTGAATAGGATCAATTTGCTTTAgtgttaatttaaattaaaagttagatttttttaatttctgtctcttgaattgaattttgattttggtaTATTAGTGTTCAAGtcgcttatatatatatatatgaatgtatCCAAATATGAagattttaacattttttttctaaaaaaattaaattcatttataattaatattggcTATTGCTAGTGCATGTTTCAATgcacttcttttttttaaggaagtttcAATTCACTTTTTGTAGACACGAAAAACAATTTtagtatatttgattttttcaaatgcaaatgttatttattattatttggtcAATTATGAGGGAGTTAACATGACAGTTTATCTTatcatctttttaaaaaaatgacattttttttttgaggaaaagaaAATGACATCTTGGCACTTCAACCCTTATTTTCCCCCCACGTATAAttgtttttatcttcttttttggtacaataactgtatttatctttatatagaataaaaacaaaatttaacataaagatgaaatttaaatatattgtcTCCAAACATTTTTAACTTCAAGCTCATTGTACAACTCAcaattgtgtaaaaaaaaaattgatcaactcacattttacataaatttatcaaaaagtTATGTtacattaaattcatttttataataattaattaattatacattcagCTCATTTATTGTTCTCTTATTTTACATgcctaataaaaaattaattcatcatTTTGTGGAGGCATTATCCTTTTAGCTCAACTCACCATTGGTGAAGACTgaaattctaattttattatATCTGATTTGTGGAGGGGcaatatgaaaatgtttttattcaattttgtattttaactCTCTACTTCTCGGTTTTCTTTTTCCGAAAGAATTTATTTTTCGGTTTTGGTTGTTTAAACTTcagttaaaatatatataaagtttgGTCAAATCAATCattatttaaattcaatttttttttaacaatttatcTTTACTATAACTCGTAATTATAGTCGAGAGTAATCTTATTGAATAAGTGTGACTTTTCAATCGAGAGTAATTTTAATTGTCAAATCAGAAAAGCAAAAAAGAACTTTGTATAACAATACAAAGTCTTAACTTTATTTGGGTAGGTCTTTTACAACAACTTTATTGTATGTTGAGTAATGTCGCAACACtttcttttcaacactctttcATACACTCACCTCATTATTGGCTTAAATCAAGGTGGGTCTCACACATTGAAAATTGGTTTCACTTAAAATAGTGGGACATACACTAGTTTCGGCTATTAAGAGAGTGAGTGTTaaagagagtgttcaaaagagagtgttcctAACATTACTCATTGTATGTTTGGTGTGacaaaaaatattcttaaaaaaattgatataaagggatttgtgtgtaaaaatcaattctatattCAAAATCTacaaatttttgctttaagtaaaatcaattctaaaagtaaaaacaattctACTTGAAATCAATCACGTCACAGATTGTTTTACACTTCAAAAAACAGATCTTGAATTATTGTATAGTAAATACATGCTTAGACTCAACATTTACGAGATATGAAACTAATTctaaaaatacataattgattttgatatgttttagTATAAATTAGGTATTCATTGTGTACAATTACAAACACTAATTCTTCGAACTCATGCCTAGATTTGAATCCAATATGTTTGCTTAAACTTAAACATTTGACCGGggcttttagaaaaaaagtGTTTTCAGTGGTTTATATATTTCTCGAATAGGATCAATTTGTTTTAatcttaatttaaattaaaaaaaagtgttttgatTTAACATGAAGATTGAATTTAAATGTATTGTCTCCAATCATTTTTTAACCTCAAATTCATCGTACAACTCGCaattgtgtaaaaaaattaatcaactcacattttatataaatttatcaaaaaattatgttacattaaattcatttttatgatAATACATTCAACTCATTTATTGTTCTCTTATTTTACATgtctaataaaaatttaattcatcATTTTGTGGAGGGACTATCCTTTTAGCTCAACTCACCATTGGTGAAGATTGAAGTTCTAAATTTATACTATCtgatttcttttataaatatattattattattattattatttttataataacacATGAAGATATAAcagtacaaaaaaaatatgaaattgacACATTGAAaacgaaaaatatataaaatcaacaataatataatattcacCGCCAATTGTTTTGGAAGTTTCATATTGAACTTACCTGGGGCCAGACTTTATCAAAGGTGGAGAACAACACTCAGACCAGTGTTTCACATAGCAACCAACTAATGAAGATATCATTTATAacgcagttttttttttttgttacaatgcaaaatgaaaagaaaagaaaggaaaagaagaaaggaagaaaaaaaaaacaacacaaaaagtTTAGGGTCAGATAACATTGTTTATTGAATGTAAATAAGATCAACAAAActccttaataaaattaattttaaagtttagaGTGTGTTTTGGATGGAGGATTTAGGAGAGGAAGGGAGGGAGGGTTTACTTTTCATTCTTAAATTAAGGATactatgaaatgttttttaaaaagttaacatattaacatgataaacgatcatataatactttaatcacacttaatttattttagaaaaacatgttatataatttgtaatttaaaaatgaaaagtaaaccctcccctcccttctcATCCTAAACCCTGAATCCAAACACATATAGGACTATGTTAACTCTAGTGTCTCCTAGATAATGGttaaggaaaacaaaaaagaattgtattaaaaataatactttttacACTTTTATGAGTTTGACTAcacaaattccaaaaatattttactataaTAATCTCTTTAACTAGTTAGTCTTCTTAACCAGTGTCCGAGAGACACTAGTCAGCATTTCCCTAAAGTTTATTCCAGTTAACTTGTCttgataatttaatattttgttatgcgaaacaacattcaattttctctcaaTCTAGCATTGAAGCCGAGTACTATGGTATTGTTAACGTAGTTTTTTAATCAATGAATATATGATTTAGTGTGTAGTTTATCGAATGTAAATTAGATCAAGAGAACTCCATCTTAATAAGTGTTGGGTAATCAAGTGTGAGTCATTATGTCCCACGTCGACTAAGAATGAAAGAAAgttggatatataagagaggAGACACATATGTCTAATGCTTTAAGATTTTGGGTAAGAGTCTGATGTCTCTCTCGAATCCTAAACATTTAGCTCGATGACGTTCCCAGATCTCCCCAACAATAAGTTTACTTTTAAAGTTTATTAGAGTTATCTTGTTTGGATAATTTAATCTCTTGGGCTGTCAAACAACAACCAACATTATCTTAATCTAATATCGAAGCCAAACACCGTGGTGTCACTAATGTAGTTTTCGAGTCTTGTTGACTTCAAAACTTAATTTTGAagctttttcatttttagttttacCCTTTGTTCAAGTTGacttagaaaataataaaacgTAACTATTTTTTTACCATATACATTGAGATTTGTAGCTTATCTTTAACTTAGTATAATTTGATAATAAATGTATCTTTCCACATAATGAtgcttataaaatatttttttgtaatcatttttatttgtagTTGTCATGCTTTAGGGAAAACACAAAATGATTGTGCATTTAGCAATTCCAACAGAGTTTCTCATGCTCCATTAACTAATTCTAGTGGTGGACTCTGTTATGAATTAATTCTAGtcttattttgttattatttacgGATGTCACTTGTCATACTTTTCATGTACAAGGATATAAACCGCATTTGTGACAAATTTTTACGATATATACATAAACATAGTACTCCCCtataacttaattctttttgttGTTCCTATTAATTTGCTGATTTTTGCTAGttaagcattttttttgttacacccctataacaataattaaattacatcattctcacatttatttttaaaaccaattatatatctttttataAGAAgccaaaagaaatatattaattaaaaggcTAAAACCActcaagcacaaggtgtgcctgaaataaaaatcaacaaaatcgaaaaatataaacaaaaaagatagaaTAAGGAACCACAAGAACAACATCAAGGTGGGGAATAACCACCAAAAACAAAGGGTTACACCATCAAGAACTAAAGTAAAAAAGGAAAGTAGGTCTTTGCGCCTTCAACCACCACCAAGAATGCAGCTTAATCCTATCAATCAAATGCTCAAGAGACAAATTCTTGTTAGAAAAAATCTGTTAATTTCGCTCCTTTCAAATGACCTAAATACAAACCAACCAAACCACTTGCAAACAATGATGAATATCCATTCGAAAGAAATTATGTCCACCAAGTTGCATAGCATGCGTGCATGTATCAATTGGTATAACAAGAAATCCTCGAACTATTCAACAATGAAGACCAAATGCATCTAAAAAAtggacaataaaaaaaagatgattaatAATTTCTTCCTTCCCGAAGCCCCTACGACACAAAAAAGAACCAGTATGAAGAAATCCACGTGCAGACCAAATTGTCCTTAGTCACAATCCTCTTATTCAAAACTCTCCATGCAAAAAGTGGGACTTTAAGCGGCACTGCTTTGTTACAAATGAGCTCCGTAAAAGGCACACTGCCCTTTTGCACTTCTTGAGACAAAATACGATAAACTTCTTTAATTGAGTATCCTTATTCAGGATCGTGTTTCCATGTCCTATTATCAGATACATTATCCACCAAAGAACAATACATAATAATCTGATCCTCCTCCCAAACAAAAAGCCTTCACCTTGACCCCCCGACCATGAACGGATTTGGGATGAAATTATCAATGTGGCTAATTATTTTAGCGAAATTAattacactaaaaataaaaaattgttcatattttagtggaatttaacattttttaattgtacaacttaaataacattataaaaagataaaaatattttaaataaatgggCAATTCGAAATAAAAAATCTCACCCAAAAATTGTATCCCTTTATATGTATTTATTGATTATGTACGAGTAATTTACAAACTTTTAATATATGATAATGTTGCAACCAATAAAACATATCAAACACGGTAGTCTAGTGGTTGATGAGTTATTATTGAAGTTTATGCCGTGTCAATTCCGTCATGTTCATTTTTACATTTatgttatattaattaattcttttaaaaaaatgacaaaaacaatAGTCCTAACTTGAACCCAAGACTATGAGTTAGGAAAACATGCACTTGACCACTAGACCAATACGTCATATATAATTATGTTTCCATATTaaacatatatgatataaaatttgagattgaatataaaaaaaaaaaaaaaaaaaaaaaattagctggGCTGGCAGCCTTGAAGGGATCCGTTCTTGGGACTTAACCCTCCATCCTAACATCCTCATCTCCGCCACTGAAATATTGCAATCAACATGAATATCTAAAAAACACCTAAATCCATCAAGTATCAACAAAAGTCCCCCTTCTGCTCAGGGATCTTTCCAAAAAGAAGTATCTTCTTTATTTCAAACACGTTTCAATAAATCTTCCTTAAACCACCTCCTCACACTCTCCTCTACTCCCTCCTTAACCCGACATAAATCCTACCATAAAACAGGCTCATAATTACCACCTCCTATAAACATTGACCCCCGTATGACCCATATTCAGCGGTCAACACTTCGAATCACAACCCACCCTAATCAACATgtaacctccaacaccattttctTAACAACATCACATTAAATTCCCCAATTATTTGAATCTCCATATCTCTAGAGTCTGTAACAGTACACACCTTATTCCCACTGCATCCAATGAACCAGGACTCCGCCGCATTAACACCCACCAATAagatcttatgaaaattcacctTTAAGACAACTATTATTTTAAAGAGGGTCAAGTTGGCCTTCAAAACTCTAATATTTTTCCAActttttacacatttatattgtaacaaactatgcatatctttttctcattaaaaaaactaaacatatatttttcaatgacaccaacaatataacaaatataatatcatataatataaattcttatctttttaaatgacaccaaaaatatgatattcttataacaaaatttgttatacaatataattggaaaagaaaaaacaaattattctctagcttagctcagttgatatagacaatgtataaatatatgcaaggtcgcaggttcgaaccccagacaccacaaaaaaaaataacaaattcaaatttttgtacaatattttaccaaacaacttttaacttaaaaataactttagaactaaaaaaaataaagaaaccaaacagctttaactttttctttaaaaaggtttattttaactttgttttaaagtagcttttagaccgaaaaaaaatctggccaaacggtacctaagtCTATAATATATcactttttcaattctattataagaaaaacaattatatatatatattttttttttgagagagaaaaaaaaaattatatttaaaaattatggaatttTTTTCTATGGTTCAGAGGGAAACCATATAAATCCGGTAAAATTGAAGGACCAAATGCAAAATAACTCAAAATTCTTAGAAGAGAAAAGGTTTTCCCAAATTCATACAAATTAGGGTTTTCTGAAAATCAACAGCATATTTGAGACTGCAACATACGAAGCAAAAATGTCGAAGAAGAACGACCTCGCTAAGAGAAAGAGACAGCACGAATTCGAACTCCGAAGTACACCCTCACCTTCGATTTTGCCCCCCAATTTCAAACCTAATCTTCTAATTTTTCACATTCTGATTTCATTTTTGTAACGATTTCTTTCAGGAGAAAAACttgagaaggagaagaaagaaaagaagctCCAAGCGAAGAAAAACAAGATGAAAGTAAGAGCTTGCTTTTGatttttacttcattttttgaaaaaagataatatttgattttgggttttgtatatttttttgatttaatttagttttttatgcCAAAGTTGTGAACTTTTTGTTTAACGGGATAATGGGTCAACCATAATCTCCATGCAAAGTTTGCAGTGTTTGATTGAACTGAATTATAGTGAAGTTAGTTGATGAACATAAATTggtatgattttgttttttaaatgatattggTGAGTTTGGGTTTCCtatatttgttttagatttaatttgattttttatgccAAAGTTGTgaacttttttattattgagaTAGTGGGTCAACCATAATCTACTTTTTGCTATTTCATAGCATTCGATAGTACATGAGTTTATACTTTATAGTAGCTTAAAATTAGGTGTTGAGTTTGaagtgtttgatgaacataaaaTGGATATGAACAAATATGTTAATAAGTTGAATGAATGTCGCTAACTAAGAAGCATAGAACACGCGTGACATAGACACCGATAATAATCtatgaaaataaaagtaatcGAATGTTATTAGATGTGTCAGTGTCAAATACCAGACACTTTCTAATCCTGCCAGACTTGAGATCCTTGGGTGTTGGCATTTAATGGCCTGAGTAGGGCCCCTCTGTCGACTGCAGCCTTTTTCTCTGGGCGAATGAGGGTGGTGTATCTGCACACGCTCCGACAGACAAGTTAGCAAGCGCAGTGGAATGATAAGTGTATGTGGGTAAAAGTGAGCATACCTGACCTAATGTCCATGAGCTAGTATTTATAGAGTAGGTTTAAAGGTTTTGGTCTCTGTACCTTTACTTGGACAACTGTGAGTGCCTGGTCCCGTGAGCGATTAGTGCCACGGACCAGGTTAGCTGTTTATGCTTGGCCTCATGTGTGGTAGCCGGTATCACAACCCCAATGATTCCTTGTGCGAGGAGCCCTTTGGGACATACTTGTGGTCAGGCGTTGACCCATATTAGAACACTTTCAATCTAAAGTGGCGGTGATTCATAGGTGCCTACATATTATGTGTGTGATTGTGCAATTAAAGCTGGATATTAGATTTAAAACTTGGAAGGAAAACTAAAAGTTGAGATTAGAGAGGTTGAATTGTTGTTTTGTGAGTGTTTGTGTGAATCTTGAGGATTAATGGTTGtatggttttgtttttgttggaaaatttgTTTAGGTTGATGGTAGTGACAAGAAAAAGAAGGGTGGTGGAAGTGGATTTAAGGTGGGAAAGAAATACTTGAAGACCAGGTTGTCAGCTCTGTCGAAAGCTAAAGCTGCGCAGGCAATGGAGCTCGACAAATAAGGCGGCATTGTGAGGTCCTGTGTGCTTTTGTGCTGATGCCGATGAAGTGAAATTAATAGATGACATAGTTGTTTTGAGGTTCtgtttttgtattcttttttgtGTTAAGTTATTTGACTATGAGGGTTTGAGATGTTGTATATTGGTAACTAATCTTATTGTAGTTGCTGTCTTTCTCTTGCAATTCTGTCTCAAATCAACTATGTACTTTTCATCTTTATTTCTTGTAATTGATTGATGAAATTTTACACACTAGAAAACAGAACATCCACAGAATGAAATTCACCACTGGAAAGGGATACCATTTTAAGGATAACGAATCCTTTTTGTGGCCGTCTGATTTGACAATGTCTCCACAGGCAATTATTTTGCTATTacaaataaatatgatattcaCATCAATGAATCTGAACTTAAAGGGGTTATCAGTTTTACTTGTCAAACAGGTCAACATGTGAACCGATTAGTGTGTTGTAACATGAAACAGCTAGTGTCCGAATGCTCCTAGAGTTCAGCAACTGGTTTTTGGTTTTTGCTGGAAACATATACCAGTAAAAATAGATTGATTTCACTTGTGACAATTTGGCTACAACCTGAAGTAACTTTATGCTATTTTTGTAGACACTTGAATATGTGCATTTTTCTGTTGTGGTTGAGAGCGAGTAATTGAGTGTTATAAATAAAGTGtgtttcaaatttatatttcttgGGGGAGGGTGTGAGGGAATGTTGAAACAGCTGCTATTCATCATTAACCATTGTTCACCTTAATCacgaaaaaaagaaaacagtgTCTGTCAGGTTAATGTACTGCAAGTTGCATAGTGTTATTGGACTTGAGAATTACTTATGGAAGCTTAAAATGcacaatttaatatataaaatagaaggTGAAAAATGTTCTATAAATGCAAtatatgaatatcatttatcagCTCTTTCATTCTCCAACTTATCATGATTTATGTTACGGGAAGGATTACAACAATTGAAATGAACTAGGTGAGAGCATAATTTCTAAAACCTAATTCTCAAAAGTTTGAATTGAGGAGTAATATTGGGTACACCTTCATTGAGTTCCTTATTGTCCTTAAATCACCCACTTTACACTAATGCAACATTCCATCAAAAGAGAGCTTCAAATTGTTAAGAGTGATTGTGGTGACATTTTGATAAGGGGAAAGTCTTTGCTCTCCATTGAGCTTGCTGAGATTTCCAACAAATCACCAAGTACATGTGTGATTATTTAGATGGCAATGTTTTTAAGGTCACTAGAAGTGAGCATGTATCATTTCTATCTTATGCTTTGGCAACTTCTGCTTCCTTTCTTCATGTAGCCACTAATGACGTTAGAATAAGAAgtgaaatttataaattatgtgGCCGAACCTACTCTCAGTTTTGGACCCATTCTCATTTTGCATGCCTAACCTAACAAACAAGGTTTGAATTACCCCACCCCTCAAAATTAACGTACAACAAACTCAAAAGCACACTAGGTTGTACCCAAACTGTCATTATATACCGCAAACGCTGTTAGATCCAATTATAACACCATATCattatggaaaatgttacatgaacaccctttattCCTACATCCCATTGTACACCCTatgtattagggatattttggtaagttcatctcacaaccacactttatcttctatttgtgtggggtccagattgccacgtgtcagaattttgtatgggtgtaaagggtgtattgccacatgaGGTGGTACATGTATCATTACTCTATCATTATACTCTAcaccatatttttcttttcttcgtTTATTTGCTcgataatttaatttaattttttactaaacaaatttaGGGTGAGTAAATACTGCCTCCTGGTCAAAGACAAACAAGACATTCGAACTAAATAACATTTACAAAGAGATTTATATTTACCTGTTTCTAATGACACTAACGAATCTTGAATCCGAAACCTCCAAAtccaaaacatgtttttttttactactaGATCAAACTCTTGGAATAcctttattctaattattaaatCATGTAATGTAATTATAGTAATATTTAAGATAGCTAGTACATTGTCATAATAAATGGGATGGAATGGcctattcaaaatttcaaataataaataaatggaatgGTAGCATTCCCGAGTCTTAAAATACTCTAACTCTAATGAGATAAGCATCCgaactcatttaaaaaaaaaatgattaccaaaaacaaatataaagtATACTACACCTAATTATCTAAAA from Medicago truncatula cultivar Jemalong A17 chromosome 8, MtrunA17r5.0-ANR, whole genome shotgun sequence includes the following:
- the LOC25500892 gene encoding uncharacterized protein yields the protein MSKKNDLAKRKRQHEFELRREKLEKEKKEKKLQAKKNKMKVDGSDKKKKGGGSGFKVGKKYLKTRLSALSKAKAAQAMELDK